Proteins encoded together in one Monomorium pharaonis isolate MP-MQ-018 chromosome 8, ASM1337386v2, whole genome shotgun sequence window:
- the LOC105839096 gene encoding long-chain-fatty-acid--CoA ligase 1 isoform X2 yields the protein MVLNEVLQSQFEDYLPYVGGAAGALFVTGMAYWASRPRAEKPLFPLDAQALLLPGDEHIRVSRFYKEGKEGKFVTFLYEDTRTLYEGFRRGAKESNNGPCLGWRDGPNKPYQWLHYNETLLRAKNFGSGLVSLGLAPGQQTLVGLYSQNCPEWILTEQACYSYSLVVVPLYDTLGPDACAYIINQADINLVVCEDDQKCNLLLDKAPRCLRKLVVVKETRPATNQRAKNRGVEVYKFDDIERLGAQRNHPELPPKPSDLCTICYTSGTTGNPKGVMLTHQMIMASNCAVMMQLGDHGISSKDTLISFLPLAHMLERCCENTVYMMGGSVGFYSGDIKKLPEDMKALRPTVMPAVPRLLNRIYDKVQAELQNSFLKRMVYNMGMRAKEAEIKKSIVRMNSIWDKIVFKKIQESMGGRLRLMLVGSAPLAGNVLTFIRCALGCVVVEGYGQTECTAPITLTIQGDHVPEHVGPPVACCCVKLVDVPEMEYYAVNNQGEVCVKGTNVFMGYYKDPEKTAEVIDEQGWHHTGDIGMWQPNGTLKIIDRKKHIFKLSQGEYIVPEKIENIYIRSQYVQQVFVHGESLKSCIIAIVVPDVDVIKCWAVENGIPGTLSVLCANPEVKKLILDDMLAWGKEAGLKSFEQVKDIYLHPDPFSVQNGLLTPTLKSKRPQLKAYFKPQIEDLYLQLD from the exons ATGGTGTTAAACGAAGTGTTACAGTCTCAGTTCGAGGATTACCTGCCGTACGTGGGTGGTGCGGCCGGCGCGCTCTTCGTCACCGGGATGGCTTACTGGGCTTCCAGACCGAGGGCCGAGAAACCGCTCTTTCCACTCGACGCTCAGGCACTGCTGTTACCG GGCGACGAGCATATCCGGGTGTCCAGGTTCTACAAGGAGGGCAAGGAGGGCAAGTTCGTCACCTTCCTCTACGAGGACACGCGCACTCTGTACGAGGGCTTTCGTCGCGGCGCCAAGGAGTCCA ATAATGGTCCCTGCCTCGGGTGGAGGGATGGTCCCAACAAACCATACCAATGGCTTCATTACAACGAGACGCTACTCAGGGCGAAGAATTTCGGTTCCGGCCTAGTATCCTTGGGGCTGGCCCCTGGTCAACAAACCTTAGTAGGCCTGTACAGTCAAAACTGTCCCGAGTGGATTCTCACCGAACAGGCATGCTACTCGTACTCGCTCGTGGTGGTGCCATTGTACGATACCCTAGGCCCGGATGCCTGCGCGTACATCATAAATCAGGCTGACATTAATCTGGTGGTGTGCGAGGATGACCAAAAGTGCAATTTGCTTCTCGACAAAGCGCCGAG ATGTTTACGGAAGCTGGTGGTGGTGAAGGAGACGCGGCCGGCGACGAATCAGCGAGCGAAGAACCGCGGCGTCGAGGTATACAAGTTCGACGATATCGAGCGACTAGGCGCGCAGAGGAACCATCCGGAGCTGCCGCCGAAGCCGTCCGACCTTTGCACGATATGCTACACCTCCGGCACAACCGGCAACCCGAAGGGCGTAATGTTGACGCACCAGATGATCATGGCGTCCAACTGCGCGGTGATGATGCAGCTGGGCGACCACGGGATCTCGTCCAAGGACACGTTGATCAGCTTCCTCCCGTTGGCGCACATGCTGGAGCGTTGCTGCGAGAACACCGTCTACATGATGGGCGGCTCGGTCGGCTTCTACAGCGGTGACATCAAGAAGCTGCCCGAGGACATGAAAGCCCTCCGGCCTACCGTTATGCCGGCCGTGCCTAGGCTACTGAATCGTATATACGATAAG GTTCAAGCCGAACTGCAAAACTCGTTCCTGAAGAGGATGGTCTACAACATGGGCATGCGGGCGAAGGAGGCGGAGATCAAGAAGAGCATCGTCAGGATGAACAGCATCTGGGACAAGATCGTGTTCAAGAAGATCCAGGAGTCGATGGGCGGCAGGCTGAGGCTGATGCTCGTGGGTTCCGCACCGCTAGCGGGGAACGTTCTCACGTTCATCAGGTGCGCCCTTGGCTGCGTCGTGGTCGAGGGCTACGGCCAGACGGAGTGCACCGCGCCGATAACGCTCACAATTCAG GGCGATCATGTGCCGGAACATGTGGGACCACCGGTGGCCTGCTGTTGCGTCAAGCTTGTCGATGTTCCAGAGATGGAGTACTACGCGGTGAACAATCAAGGTGAAGTGTGTGTAAAGGGTACTAACGTTTTCATGGGATACTACAAAGATCCGGAAAAAACTGCCGAGGTTATCGACGAACAGGGATGGCATCACACAGGAGACATCGGCATGTGGCAGCCT AATggaacgttaaaaataattgatcgGAAGAAGCACATTTTCAAGTTATCACAAGGGGAATACATCGTGCCGGAAAAGatcgaaaatatttacatacgcAGCCAGTATGTACAGCAAGTATTCGTCCATGGAGAATCCTTGAAATCTTGTATCATAGCAATAGTAGTACCAGACGTAGACGTAATCAAGTGCTGGGCGGTAGAGAATGGCATACCTGGTACTTTGAGCGTTCTCTGCGCCAATCCAGAAGtcaaaaaactaattttggATGATATGTTAGCGTGGGGAAAAGAAGCCGGTCTGAAATCCTTTGAACAG GTGAAAGATATTTATCTCCATCCAGACCCGTTCTCTGTACAAAATGGGCTTTTAACACCAACGCTAAAATCGAAACGGCCTCAACTGAAAGCGTACTTCAAACCACAGATAGAGGATCTCTATCTACAACTGGATTGA
- the LOC105839096 gene encoding long-chain-fatty-acid--CoA ligase 1 isoform X3, protein MLQSQFEDYLPYVGGAAGALFVTGMAYWASRPRAEKPLFPLDAQALLLPGDEHIRVSRFYKEGKEGKFVTFLYEDTRTLYEGFRRGAKESNNGPCLGWRDGPNKPYQWLHYNETLLRAKNFGSGLVSLGLAPGQQTLVGLYSQNCPEWILTEQACYSYSLVVVPLYDTLGPDACAYIINQADINLVVCEDDQKCNLLLDKAPRCLRKLVVVKETRPATNQRAKNRGVEVYKFDDIERLGAQRNHPELPPKPSDLCTICYTSGTTGNPKGVMLTHQMIMASNCAVMMQLGDHGISSKDTLISFLPLAHMLERCCENTVYMMGGSVGFYSGDIKKLPEDMKALRPTVMPAVPRLLNRIYDKVQAELQNSFLKRMVYNMGMRAKEAEIKKSIVRMNSIWDKIVFKKIQESMGGRLRLMLVGSAPLAGNVLTFIRCALGCVVVEGYGQTECTAPITLTIQGDHVPEHVGPPVACCCVKLVDVPEMEYYAVNNQGEVCVKGTNVFMGYYKDPEKTAEVIDEQGWHHTGDIGMWQPNGTLKIIDRKKHIFKLSQGEYIVPEKIENIYIRSQYVQQVFVHGESLKSCIIAIVVPDVDVIKCWAVENGIPGTLSVLCANPEVKKLILDDMLAWGKEAGLKSFEQVKDIYLHPDPFSVQNGLLTPTLKSKRPQLKAYFKPQIEDLYLQLD, encoded by the exons A TGTTACAGTCTCAGTTCGAGGATTACCTGCCGTACGTGGGTGGTGCGGCCGGCGCGCTCTTCGTCACCGGGATGGCTTACTGGGCTTCCAGACCGAGGGCCGAGAAACCGCTCTTTCCACTCGACGCTCAGGCACTGCTGTTACCG GGCGACGAGCATATCCGGGTGTCCAGGTTCTACAAGGAGGGCAAGGAGGGCAAGTTCGTCACCTTCCTCTACGAGGACACGCGCACTCTGTACGAGGGCTTTCGTCGCGGCGCCAAGGAGTCCA ATAATGGTCCCTGCCTCGGGTGGAGGGATGGTCCCAACAAACCATACCAATGGCTTCATTACAACGAGACGCTACTCAGGGCGAAGAATTTCGGTTCCGGCCTAGTATCCTTGGGGCTGGCCCCTGGTCAACAAACCTTAGTAGGCCTGTACAGTCAAAACTGTCCCGAGTGGATTCTCACCGAACAGGCATGCTACTCGTACTCGCTCGTGGTGGTGCCATTGTACGATACCCTAGGCCCGGATGCCTGCGCGTACATCATAAATCAGGCTGACATTAATCTGGTGGTGTGCGAGGATGACCAAAAGTGCAATTTGCTTCTCGACAAAGCGCCGAG ATGTTTACGGAAGCTGGTGGTGGTGAAGGAGACGCGGCCGGCGACGAATCAGCGAGCGAAGAACCGCGGCGTCGAGGTATACAAGTTCGACGATATCGAGCGACTAGGCGCGCAGAGGAACCATCCGGAGCTGCCGCCGAAGCCGTCCGACCTTTGCACGATATGCTACACCTCCGGCACAACCGGCAACCCGAAGGGCGTAATGTTGACGCACCAGATGATCATGGCGTCCAACTGCGCGGTGATGATGCAGCTGGGCGACCACGGGATCTCGTCCAAGGACACGTTGATCAGCTTCCTCCCGTTGGCGCACATGCTGGAGCGTTGCTGCGAGAACACCGTCTACATGATGGGCGGCTCGGTCGGCTTCTACAGCGGTGACATCAAGAAGCTGCCCGAGGACATGAAAGCCCTCCGGCCTACCGTTATGCCGGCCGTGCCTAGGCTACTGAATCGTATATACGATAAG GTTCAAGCCGAACTGCAAAACTCGTTCCTGAAGAGGATGGTCTACAACATGGGCATGCGGGCGAAGGAGGCGGAGATCAAGAAGAGCATCGTCAGGATGAACAGCATCTGGGACAAGATCGTGTTCAAGAAGATCCAGGAGTCGATGGGCGGCAGGCTGAGGCTGATGCTCGTGGGTTCCGCACCGCTAGCGGGGAACGTTCTCACGTTCATCAGGTGCGCCCTTGGCTGCGTCGTGGTCGAGGGCTACGGCCAGACGGAGTGCACCGCGCCGATAACGCTCACAATTCAG GGCGATCATGTGCCGGAACATGTGGGACCACCGGTGGCCTGCTGTTGCGTCAAGCTTGTCGATGTTCCAGAGATGGAGTACTACGCGGTGAACAATCAAGGTGAAGTGTGTGTAAAGGGTACTAACGTTTTCATGGGATACTACAAAGATCCGGAAAAAACTGCCGAGGTTATCGACGAACAGGGATGGCATCACACAGGAGACATCGGCATGTGGCAGCCT AATggaacgttaaaaataattgatcgGAAGAAGCACATTTTCAAGTTATCACAAGGGGAATACATCGTGCCGGAAAAGatcgaaaatatttacatacgcAGCCAGTATGTACAGCAAGTATTCGTCCATGGAGAATCCTTGAAATCTTGTATCATAGCAATAGTAGTACCAGACGTAGACGTAATCAAGTGCTGGGCGGTAGAGAATGGCATACCTGGTACTTTGAGCGTTCTCTGCGCCAATCCAGAAGtcaaaaaactaattttggATGATATGTTAGCGTGGGGAAAAGAAGCCGGTCTGAAATCCTTTGAACAG GTGAAAGATATTTATCTCCATCCAGACCCGTTCTCTGTACAAAATGGGCTTTTAACACCAACGCTAAAATCGAAACGGCCTCAACTGAAAGCGTACTTCAAACCACAGATAGAGGATCTCTATCTACAACTGGATTGA
- the LOC105828398 gene encoding 60S ribosomal protein L6 has product MAVRCTMVDTKAQTPEKKAAAVPAASAAPAAPAAPPAAKESAKKKSKGKSSTGKARNYDLGNGVYRFSRTRMYHKKAIYKFLGKKTPKKVKPKKPLTIEKQIGGDKNGEKRIVLLKKRRANYPTADRVTVHHAKKCFHEHRRYLRPTLKPGTICVLLAGLHKGKRVVFLKQLKSGLLLVTGPFLINACPLRRVSQNYVIATSTKLNISKVKLPTHINDEYFKRKRDKRAKKEEGDIFSKKKEEYKPNDQRKADQKVVDKMVINAIKRHQDKKMLFTYLSAMFGLRSSQYPHRMKF; this is encoded by the exons ATGGCCGTTCGCTGTACA ATGGTGGACACAAAAGCCCAAACTCCGGAAAAGAAAGCTGCAGCTGTCCCAGCTGCTTCAGCTGCTCCAGCTGCTCCAGCTGCGCCACCTGCAGCTAAAGAGAGCGCGAAGAAGAAGAGCAAGGGAAAGTCTTCGACGGGAAAGGCAAGGAATTATGACTTAGGGAATGGCGTCTATAGGTTCAGTCGTACTCGCATGTATCACAAGAAAgccatttataaatttcttggaAAGAAAACCCCAAAGAAG GTTAAGCCCAAGAAGCCCTTGACTATCGAAAAGCAGATTGGTGGTGACAAGAATGGTGAGAAGCGAATCGTGCTCTTAAAGAAGAGACGTGCAAACTATCCTACTGCCGATCGAGTTACTGTGCACCATGCTAAGAAATGTTTCCATGAACATCGTCGTTACTTGAGACCAACTCTGAAACCAGGAACAATCTGCGTCTTGTTGGCTGGTCTTCATAAAGGAAAGAGAGTGGTCTTTCTAAAACAATTAAAGAGTGGTTTGCTTTTGGTTACTG GACCATTCCTGATTAATGCCTGTCCTTTGCGAAGAGTCAGTCAAAATTATGTGATTGCTACTTCCacgaaattaaatatctctaAAGTCAAATTGCCTACACACATCAATGATGAATATTTCAAGAGAAAACGCGACAAGCGCGCTAAGAAAGAGGAAGGTGACATCTTCAGCAAAAAGAAGGAAGAGTATAAACCGAACGACCAACGAAAGGCTGATCAAAAAGTAGTTGACAAAATGGTAATCAACGCCATTAAGAGACATCAAGACAAAAAGATGCTGTTCACGTATCTATCAGCAATGTTTGGACTACGAAGCAGTCAGTATCCACACAGAATGAAATTCTAA
- the LOC105839097 gene encoding protein ERGIC-53, producing MKMAAEVRWLLAFLVSCGVSLCRGEAPHRKFEYKYSFKPPYLAQRDGSVPFWEYGGNAIASAENVRVAPSLRSQKGAIWVKQPINFDWWEVELVFRISGRGRIGADGLAFWYTTNKGYYNGSVFGSSDRWTGLGMFFDSFDNDNKHNNPYIMAILNDGTKDFDHINDGSTQQLAGCLRDFRNKPFATRARIEYYMNTLTLLFHNGMTNNEQDYDICFRVDDVMLPKHGYFGISAATGGLADDHDILHFLTTSLYPPGQLPVDGNKVSVEEQAKLQQEYLDYQKKLDEQKEEFRKEHPELQKNEFDEYFETENQRELRQIFNGQSQMFDALRELHRKLDEIVGRQERTLGLISQLGQGGVQVAGQPGQQPVLIDTIRRQEVDAVLSNQNIILNTAREIKSFVGEVHSKTESILNNQARAPTAQVQPMGYDYQSFMTEMRDGLNTLKKDFKTTGSVDCPNCLTTTMFLLFIGVQMIILLVYSLYRDNKEAQMKKLY from the exons ATGAAGATGGCCGCTGAGGTGAGGTGGCTCCTCGCTTTTCTCGTGTCGTGCGGCGTGTCGTTGTGCCGCGGCGAGGCGCCGCATCGGAAATTCGAGTACAAGTACTCGTTCAAGCCACCGTATCTCGCGCAGAGGGACGGCAGCGTACCGTTCTGGGAATATGGCGGAA ATGCCATTGCTAGTGCAGAAAATGTCAGAGTAGCACCATCACTCAGAAGTCAAAAAg gtGCAATATGGGTGAAACAGCCAATTAATTTCGACTGGTGGGAAGTTGAATTAGTATTCCGGATAAGCGGACGTGGAAGGATAGGAGCGGACGGTTTGGCATTTTGGTACACGACCAACAAGGGATATTACAATGGTTCCGTTTTTGGTAGCTCGGATCGTTGGACAGGTCTGGGAATGTTCTTCGACTCATTTGATAATGACAATAAACACAATAATCCATACATCATGGCAATTCTCAATGACGGCACAAAGGACTTTGAtcatataaa TGATGGCTCTACCCAGCAGTTGGCTGGTTGTTTGCGAGACTTCCGTAACAAACCTTTTGCTACACGAGCGCGGATAGAGTATTATATGAATACGTTAACT TTGTTATTCCATAATGGTATGACAAACAATGAGCAAGATTATGATATCTGCTTCCGAGTTGACGATGTCATGTTACCGAAACACGGATACTTTGGAATTTCCGCCGCTACTG GTGGCCTGGCTGATGACCATGACATCTTACATTTCCTTACGACCTCTCTGTATCCTCCTGGACAGCTACCAGTAGATGGGAATAAAGTTTCTGTCGAGGAACAAGCTAAACTGCAGCAGGAATACTTAGACTACCAAAAGAAATTAGATGAACAGAAAGAGGAATTCCGCAA AGAGCATCCAGAGTTACAGAAGAACGAATTTGACGAGTATTTCGAGACAGAGAATCAAAGAGAATTACGGCAAATATTCAATGGGCAAAGCCAAATGTTTGATGCCTTGCGTGAACTTCACAGGAAATTAGATGAGATTGTTGGAAGGCAAGAAAGAACCTTGGGTTTAATTTCTCAACTCGGACAAGGAG GTGTACAAGTTGCGGGTCAACCTGGGCAGCAACCTGTGCTAATCGACACCATACGTCGGCAAGAAGTCGACGCCGTGCTGAGTAACCAAAATATCATACTGAATACAGCTAGAGAAATTAAATCCTTTGTGGGAGAGGTTCATTCAAAGACTGAATCTATTCTTAACAATCAAGCGCGCGCTCCGACTGCACAg GTACAGCCAATGGGATACGATTATCAGTCATTTATGACAGAGATGCGAGACGGGCTTAACACGttaaagaaagattttaaaacCACGGGAAGCGTAGATTGTCCTAATTGTCTAACGACTACTATGTTCTTACTATTCATCGGAGTACAGATGATAATATTATTGGTGTACAGTCTTTATCG aGACAATAAGGAAGCACAGATGAAGAAACTCTACTAA
- the LOC105839096 gene encoding long-chain-fatty-acid--CoA ligase 1 isoform X1, whose product MSSSCFFHEPIHPPIDLGDQSDTFKGDEHIRVSRFYKEGKEGKFVTFLYEDTRTLYEGFRRGAKESNNGPCLGWRDGPNKPYQWLHYNETLLRAKNFGSGLVSLGLAPGQQTLVGLYSQNCPEWILTEQACYSYSLVVVPLYDTLGPDACAYIINQADINLVVCEDDQKCNLLLDKAPRCLRKLVVVKETRPATNQRAKNRGVEVYKFDDIERLGAQRNHPELPPKPSDLCTICYTSGTTGNPKGVMLTHQMIMASNCAVMMQLGDHGISSKDTLISFLPLAHMLERCCENTVYMMGGSVGFYSGDIKKLPEDMKALRPTVMPAVPRLLNRIYDKVQAELQNSFLKRMVYNMGMRAKEAEIKKSIVRMNSIWDKIVFKKIQESMGGRLRLMLVGSAPLAGNVLTFIRCALGCVVVEGYGQTECTAPITLTIQGDHVPEHVGPPVACCCVKLVDVPEMEYYAVNNQGEVCVKGTNVFMGYYKDPEKTAEVIDEQGWHHTGDIGMWQPNGTLKIIDRKKHIFKLSQGEYIVPEKIENIYIRSQYVQQVFVHGESLKSCIIAIVVPDVDVIKCWAVENGIPGTLSVLCANPEVKKLILDDMLAWGKEAGLKSFEQVKDIYLHPDPFSVQNGLLTPTLKSKRPQLKAYFKPQIEDLYLQLD is encoded by the exons ATGTCGTCGAGCTGCTTCTTTCACGAGCCGATTCATCCGCCGATCGATCTCGGCGATCAATCCGACACGTTCAAG GGCGACGAGCATATCCGGGTGTCCAGGTTCTACAAGGAGGGCAAGGAGGGCAAGTTCGTCACCTTCCTCTACGAGGACACGCGCACTCTGTACGAGGGCTTTCGTCGCGGCGCCAAGGAGTCCA ATAATGGTCCCTGCCTCGGGTGGAGGGATGGTCCCAACAAACCATACCAATGGCTTCATTACAACGAGACGCTACTCAGGGCGAAGAATTTCGGTTCCGGCCTAGTATCCTTGGGGCTGGCCCCTGGTCAACAAACCTTAGTAGGCCTGTACAGTCAAAACTGTCCCGAGTGGATTCTCACCGAACAGGCATGCTACTCGTACTCGCTCGTGGTGGTGCCATTGTACGATACCCTAGGCCCGGATGCCTGCGCGTACATCATAAATCAGGCTGACATTAATCTGGTGGTGTGCGAGGATGACCAAAAGTGCAATTTGCTTCTCGACAAAGCGCCGAG ATGTTTACGGAAGCTGGTGGTGGTGAAGGAGACGCGGCCGGCGACGAATCAGCGAGCGAAGAACCGCGGCGTCGAGGTATACAAGTTCGACGATATCGAGCGACTAGGCGCGCAGAGGAACCATCCGGAGCTGCCGCCGAAGCCGTCCGACCTTTGCACGATATGCTACACCTCCGGCACAACCGGCAACCCGAAGGGCGTAATGTTGACGCACCAGATGATCATGGCGTCCAACTGCGCGGTGATGATGCAGCTGGGCGACCACGGGATCTCGTCCAAGGACACGTTGATCAGCTTCCTCCCGTTGGCGCACATGCTGGAGCGTTGCTGCGAGAACACCGTCTACATGATGGGCGGCTCGGTCGGCTTCTACAGCGGTGACATCAAGAAGCTGCCCGAGGACATGAAAGCCCTCCGGCCTACCGTTATGCCGGCCGTGCCTAGGCTACTGAATCGTATATACGATAAG GTTCAAGCCGAACTGCAAAACTCGTTCCTGAAGAGGATGGTCTACAACATGGGCATGCGGGCGAAGGAGGCGGAGATCAAGAAGAGCATCGTCAGGATGAACAGCATCTGGGACAAGATCGTGTTCAAGAAGATCCAGGAGTCGATGGGCGGCAGGCTGAGGCTGATGCTCGTGGGTTCCGCACCGCTAGCGGGGAACGTTCTCACGTTCATCAGGTGCGCCCTTGGCTGCGTCGTGGTCGAGGGCTACGGCCAGACGGAGTGCACCGCGCCGATAACGCTCACAATTCAG GGCGATCATGTGCCGGAACATGTGGGACCACCGGTGGCCTGCTGTTGCGTCAAGCTTGTCGATGTTCCAGAGATGGAGTACTACGCGGTGAACAATCAAGGTGAAGTGTGTGTAAAGGGTACTAACGTTTTCATGGGATACTACAAAGATCCGGAAAAAACTGCCGAGGTTATCGACGAACAGGGATGGCATCACACAGGAGACATCGGCATGTGGCAGCCT AATggaacgttaaaaataattgatcgGAAGAAGCACATTTTCAAGTTATCACAAGGGGAATACATCGTGCCGGAAAAGatcgaaaatatttacatacgcAGCCAGTATGTACAGCAAGTATTCGTCCATGGAGAATCCTTGAAATCTTGTATCATAGCAATAGTAGTACCAGACGTAGACGTAATCAAGTGCTGGGCGGTAGAGAATGGCATACCTGGTACTTTGAGCGTTCTCTGCGCCAATCCAGAAGtcaaaaaactaattttggATGATATGTTAGCGTGGGGAAAAGAAGCCGGTCTGAAATCCTTTGAACAG GTGAAAGATATTTATCTCCATCCAGACCCGTTCTCTGTACAAAATGGGCTTTTAACACCAACGCTAAAATCGAAACGGCCTCAACTGAAAGCGTACTTCAAACCACAGATAGAGGATCTCTATCTACAACTGGATTGA
- the LOC105839098 gene encoding vesicle transport through interaction with t-SNAREs homolog 1A, translating to MVDGTPVSKMASLVDSYEQQYAVLTADITAKIGRIRIQSGGEKRAFVQDVDRQIEEAQELLEQMELEVRGMNGAARDRLRGRVESHRAELKRLTQEFQTAKKPREDTEITVEESWDNNVTEDQRKRLLDASERIERSGRTLQNGYRMALETEEIGSQVLKELHEQRETIQRSRGRLRETDAELGRGSRLLSGMIFRSLQQRIILAGVALVLIIVAFIVIYYSFKS from the exons ATGGTCGATGGCACACCCGTGTCCAAGATGGCGTCGCTCGTTGACAGCTACGAGCAGCAGTATGCCGTTCTGACAGCTGACATCACCGCGAAAATCGGGCGGATCAGGATCCAGAGTGGCG GTGAGAAAAGGGCCTTCGTGCAGGATGTGGACCGGCAAATCGAGGAGGCGCAGGAGCTG CTGGAACAGATGGAGTTGGAGGTTCGTGGGATGAACGGAGCGGCGCGCGATCGTCTACGCGGTCGCGTGGAAAGTCACAGAGCAGAACTGAAACGCTTGACGCAAGAATTTCAAACGGCAAAGAAACCAAGAGAGGACACGGAAATCACGGTGGAGGAGTCTTGGGACAATAATGTTACGGAAGACCAAAGGAAAAGATTACTGGATGCCTCTGAAAGAATAGAACGGTCGGGACGGACATTACAGAATGGTTATCGTATGGCGTTGGAGACAGAAGAGATCGGCTCTCAGGTCCTGAAGGAACTCCACGAACAGCGTGAAACGATACAACGAAGTAGAGGGAgg TTACGTGAAACAGATGCGGAATTAGGACGAGGATCTCGGTTACTATCGGGAATGATCTTTCGAAGCCTTCAACAGAGAATTATTTTGGCAGGGGTAGCATTAGTACTTATAATCGTCGCGTTCATTGTGATATACTATAGTTTTAAGAGTTAA